In a single window of the Mauremys reevesii isolate NIE-2019 linkage group 3, ASM1616193v1, whole genome shotgun sequence genome:
- the LOC120399926 gene encoding calcium homeostasis modulator protein 5-like, protein MGISQTVFKFLSSQKKAIGYSLMGLLTVGSEHLFSLSAFKCPCSNKNYTYGLVYLFVPALVLLFVGFALNGSTWQLFTGCCVNPKKLFPKGKSCHFFHAFCQITLKAFVAPVMWLSVVLLNGTFYECAMSGSKNLKYLEMLCHNKSNKCLEELPKVACGQTSLSSWETEEILLTLQAESQVVGWCVIVSAAFLSLLITCYGHCQSNTSHLQKRFWKIYTEKEKEQFEKYFEVYATKLSERNLKSFFENKKLEPFPMPSFRAWEEASALDSFNINQQIFSTLHKLVEDSMKENDSNEAQDTMVNLGEGETV, encoded by the exons ATGGGTATCTCCCAAACAGTTTTCAAATTCCTCAGTAGCCAAAAGAAAGCAATTGGTTACAGTTTGATGGGACTGCTAACAGTGGGAAGTGagcatttattttctctttctgcttTTAAGTGTCCTTGCAGCAACAAAAACTACACGTATGGGCTGGTGTATCTCTTTGTCCCAGCCTTGGTACTACTATTTGTTGGATTTGCATTGAATGGCAGTACCTGGCAGCTCTTCACAGGCTGTTGTGTGAACCCCAAGAAActatttcccaaagggaagagCTGCCATTTTTTTCATGCCTTCTGCCAGATCACCTTAAAGGCTTTTGTAGCCCCTGTGATGTGGCTTTCTGTGGTTTTGCTCAATGGGACATTTTATGAATGTGCCATGAGTGGCTCAAAAAATCTGAAGTACCTGGAGATGCTTTGCCACAATAAATCCAACAAGTGCTTGGAAGAGCTTCCCAAAGTAGCATGTGGCCAAACTTCCCTGTCCTCTTGGGAGACTGAGGAGATCCTACTAACACTTCAAGCGGAATCTCAG GTCGTAGGGTGGTGTGTGATAGTTTCTGCTGCTTTTCTGTCTTTGTTGATCACTTGTTATGGTCACTGCCAATCTAATACCAGCCATCTCCAAAAAAGGTTTTGGAAGATCTACACTGAGAAGGAGAAGGAacaatttgaaaaatattttgaggTCTATGCCACCAAATTGAGTGAACGAAATCTGAAAAGCTTTTTTGAGAACAAGAAACTGGAACCCTTTCCCATGCCAAGTTTCCGGGCCTGGGAAGAAGCTTCTGCTTTGGACTCTTTCAACATTAACCAGCAGATCTTCAGCACACTTCATAAACTAGTGGAAGACAGCATGAAAGAAAATGATTCCAATGAGGCACAAGATACAATGGTAAACTTAGGTGAAGGAGAAACAGTTTAG
- the CALHM5 gene encoding calcium homeostasis modulator protein 5 produces the protein MDGIQTILKFLMHRKTAIGYSFMALLTVGSERLFSLVAFRCPCSNENFIYGLVFLFAPAWVLLVIGYFMNSRMWKLFTGCCLNPRKIFPKGNSCRFFYVFGQITLHVLIAPVMWLSVALLNGTFYECAMSGLKYPGYLNTLCNNKSIRCWEELNKVACGKTTMSSSESEELKLTLQAQSQVLGWCIIVTTALLSLLTTCCARCQSKISHLQMKFWRIYIEKEREQLEQLFQLYATKLSERNLTSFFENKEPDAFPMPTFRAWEDASQLYSFNSSEQHYSTLHRLVEDGKKDISEERETTLDFVDGQEIV, from the exons ATGGACGGCATCCAAACCATTCTGAAATTCCTTATGCATCGGAAAACTGCCATTGGTTACAGTTTTATGGCTCTACTGACAGTGGGAAGCGAACGTTTATTTTCTCTCGTTGCTTTCAGGTGTCCCTGCAGCAATGAAAACTTCATCTATGGTTTGGTATTTCTCTTTGCCCCAGCCTGGGTGTTGCTAGTTATTGGGTATTTCATGAATAGCAGGATGTGGAAACTTTTCACAGGCTGCTGTCTGAATCCCAGGAAAATATTCCCCAAAGGGAACAGCTGCCGTTTCTTTTATGTCTTTGGACAAATCACCTTACATGTTCTGATAGCTCCTGTGATGTGGCTTTCTGTGGCTTTGCTCAATGGAACTTTTTATGAATGTGCCATGAGTGGCTTGAAATATCCAGGGTACTTAAACACGCTCTGCAATAACAAATCTATTAGGTGCTGGGAAGAGCTGAACAAAGTAGCTTGTGGCAAAACCACCATGTCCTCTTCAGAGAGTGAGGAATTAAAACTGACACTTCAAGCACAGTCTCAG GTTCTAGGATGGTGCATCATAGTCACTACAGCTCTTTTGTCTCTGTTAACCACCTGTTGTGCCAGGTGCCAATCCAAAATCAGCCACCTCCAAATGAAGTTCTGGAGGATCTACAtagagaaggagagagaacaaTTGGAACAACTTTTCCAGCTATATGCTACCAAACTCAGTGAACGAAACCTGACGAGCTTTTTTGAGAACAAAGAACCGGACGCCTTTCCCATGCCAACCTTCCGGGCCTGGGAAGATGCTTCTCAACTCTACTCTTTCAACAGCAGTGAGCAGCACTACAGCACCCTTCATAGACTGGTCGAAGATGGCAAGAAAGACATCAGTGAGGAAAGAGAGACAACGCTGGACTTTGTAGATGGGCAGGAAATAGTATAG